A region of the Pseudarthrobacter phenanthrenivorans Sphe3 genome:
GCGAGCTGAACGGCAGCACCATCACCATCCATCTCCACGGGCAGTTCATGCTGGGCGGTGTGTGTGACATCCCTCGGGCGAAGGCCCAACTGGAGTACACCGCCATGACCGCGTCCGGAGCCACCAGCGCCCGGGTGTTCGTCAACGGCCGGCCACTCGACGAGGTGCTCAGCCTCAAGTAGCAGACCGCCTCCTTAGCACGGCAGCCCTGCCGTGTCCCCGTCCCGTCCCCGGGTGCCTGGCCCTAGGATTGCTGTCCATGGCCTTCACTCCGGCAGACAGCTTCACCACCCGCCCCACCCTGCAGGGCACGTTCGGCATGACCGCTTCCACGCACTGGCTGGCCACCGCCTCCGCCCAGGCGGTGCTGGAGCGGGGCGGGAACGCCTTCGACGCCGCAGTGGCCGGCGCATTCGTGCTGCACGTGGTGGAGCCGCACCTGAACGGGCCGGGCGGGGACATGACAGGCGTGTTTGTCACGGCAGCCAATCCCTCCGAGCCCGTGGTGCTGATGGGGCAGGGGCCGGCCCCCGCCGCGGCCACGCGGGAACATTACCTGGCTGAAGGGCTGGAGCTCGTGCCGGGTGCCGGTGCGCTCGCCGCCGCCGTGCCGGCCGCCGTCGACGCCTGGCTGCTCCTCCTGCGGGACTACGGGACGTGGGAGCTGGCAGACGTGCTGTCCTTCGCCATCGGCTACGCCCGCCATGGGCACCCCGTCCTGGCGCGCGTGGGCAGCACCATCGCCTCGGTGGCAGGGCTCTTCACAAAGCATTGGCCAACGTCGGCTGCACTTTGGATGCCGGACGGGAAAGTTCCTGCCGGCGGAGACATCGTCAGGAATACCGCCTACGCGGACGTCCTGGAGCGGCTGGTCGGCGCCGGAAGTCTGGCGGGCGGGTCGGCGGCAGCTTCGAGGGAGGCACGGATCGACGCTGCGCGGCGTGAGTGGGGCGAGGGCTTCGTGGCCAAGGCCGCGGTGGCCTTCCTCGCGGTCCCGCACCGCCACTCCTCAGGCACCGACCACGCAGGCGTCATCGCCGAAGCCGACTTCGCCGGATTTTCCGCCGGCTACGAACCCGCCGCGACCTTTGAGTTCCGCGGCTACACTATCGCCAAAACCGGGCCGTGGGGGCAGGGGCCGGCGCTGCTGCAGACGCTCGCCATCCTGGCCGGCTTCGACGAGGAGCACCTGGACCCCTCCACCGCCCTGGGCGCGCACACCATCCTGGAGGCGCAGAAGCTGGCCATCGCGGACCGCGAGGCGTACTACGGGGACGCCGCGGTGCCCCTGGAGTACCTGCTAAGCCCGGGGTACGCGGCGCAGCGCCGGCAGCTGATCGGGGAGCGGGCCTCGCACGAGTTCCGTCCCGGCGCGGTGCCCGGCCACAAACCCTTCGTTCCGCCGCTGCGCACGGAGTACCTCCCGCCGTCGGCCGCTGGAAACGGTGCCGCCTTTGCCGGCGTGGGTGAGCCGACGGTCAGGCCCACGGGGGAGACCCGCGGCGACACCTGCCATATCGACGTGGTGGACCAGTGGGGAAACATGGTGTCCGCGACCCCGTCCGGGGGATGGCTGCAGTCCTCTCCAACCATCCCGGAGCTGGGCTTCTGCCTGGGCTCGAGGCTGCAGATGACGTGGCTGGAAGAGGGTGCCCCCTCCACGCTGGCTCCCGGCAAACGGCCGCGCACCACCCTGACCCCCACCCTGGTGCTGAAAGACGGGAAGGCGGTGGCCGCCGTCGGATCCCCGGGAGGGGACCAGCAGGACCAGTGGCAGCTGCTGTACCTGCTCCGCACCATCGTGGGCGGCTATGAGCCCCAGCAGGCCATCGACGCGCCCGCGTTCCACACCACCTCCATCCCGGGTTCCTTCTGGCCGCGCACGTGGACGCCAGGCGGCGCCGTGGTGGAGGACCGCCTGGGGGCGGACGTTATTGGCGAACTGGAGGAGCGCGGCCACGTGGTCAGCCGGGCCGGGGACTGGACACTGGGGCGGCTCTCGGCAGTGGTGCGCGATCCGGCCACCGGGGTGCTGGGGGCGGCCGCCAACCCGCGGGGCGCGCAGGGCTACGCGGCGGGACGGTAGGGGACCTTCCGGAGACAAGAGCGGCCCCGGACGCAGCTTCAGCTGCACCCGGGGCCGTTGCTTGTTCCGTGCCCGTCAGCGTGGCTGCCCGGACCGGTTCGCTACGCGCGCGACTTGGTGTTGCCCTTGGTGAGGATGATGGCCAGGGCAACCATTCCGACGCCGAGCAGCAGGTGCAGGATGTTGTCGTAGCCGTTCAGGGGAACAAAGTTGCCGGCCGAATCCTGGGGGATGACCAGGCCGTAAATGAAGAGGACCAGGTAAATGACGCCCCCGTAGAGGAGGAAAGAGCGGGCGCCGGCGGCCGATCGGGCCAGTGCGACCCCGGCAACGCCGAAGAGCAGGTGGACCACGTTGTGCAGTGCCGAGACCTGGAAGAGGCCCAAGAGCAGTGCCTCGGAATGCGCGCCGGCGAAGTGCAGCTGGTCATAGTTGCCGGTGATACCCGGAATGAACCCCAGGATCCCGACCAGCAAGAACACTGCGCCCACTGCAAGCGATGCCTTCTGGATGTTGGTGCGGGTGGCCATTCCGGCACTGGTGTGTGTTGCCATGATGATCTCCTTATGCGATAGGAATTTATGGATTTCCCGTTGTCCGGCTAATTCAAAGGGTTATGCCGGCTATTCGGCTGCTATCGCATTTCGGATGGGTTTATCTGTAAAACATTTCGGCCCCAACAAACCGGAAGAAAGGGTTGAACGGGGGCATCAGCGGCGCAGGGGCCCTGTCAGCGCACGCGGATGTTGGACGGCTGGCCGGCGACATCCCGCGGCTTCATGCCCGCCTCCTCAGCTTGCAGGACACACCATTTCCGCAACTGCATGCCGAGCACCTTGGACAGGGAACCGTGCTTGTCCTTTACCAGCGGTGTCCCCACGGAGCCGAACAAGCCGACGCTGATTCCCGTCTTCCCGTGGAGCAGGGGGTCGATGAGCACTGCGGCCCACGCCTGTTCGAGTGCTTTGGCGGCGGCGTCGACGCTCCCGTTGACGCCTTTGAAGCTGCGCGCCAGGTGCGCCTGCATCCGCTGCTGGTCCGTCAACGCCGGTTTGGCGGGTTTCGCGGCTGCGGGCTTTGCGGCAGTTGCCTTGGCAGGCTTGGGTGTCTTTACCGACGGCGCGGGCTGCTTGGCGGGCTGGGGCTGGGGCAGGGACTGCGGCACCGGTTCCGGCTGCCCTGCACTGGCGAGCGCGGCAGCCGCTGTCAGCTCGGCGAGTTCGGCATGAAGTGCCGCCATGTGGCGGTGGATTTCGCTGATCCGGAGTACGACGGCGGCGCCGGGGTGAGGCTTCGAAACGCGCAGCTTCGCTTTCACGTC
Encoded here:
- a CDS encoding gamma-glutamyltransferase family protein, with amino-acid sequence MAFTPADSFTTRPTLQGTFGMTASTHWLATASAQAVLERGGNAFDAAVAGAFVLHVVEPHLNGPGGDMTGVFVTAANPSEPVVLMGQGPAPAAATREHYLAEGLELVPGAGALAAAVPAAVDAWLLLLRDYGTWELADVLSFAIGYARHGHPVLARVGSTIASVAGLFTKHWPTSAALWMPDGKVPAGGDIVRNTAYADVLERLVGAGSLAGGSAAASREARIDAARREWGEGFVAKAAVAFLAVPHRHSSGTDHAGVIAEADFAGFSAGYEPAATFEFRGYTIAKTGPWGQGPALLQTLAILAGFDEEHLDPSTALGAHTILEAQKLAIADREAYYGDAAVPLEYLLSPGYAAQRRQLIGERASHEFRPGAVPGHKPFVPPLRTEYLPPSAAGNGAAFAGVGEPTVRPTGETRGDTCHIDVVDQWGNMVSATPSGGWLQSSPTIPELGFCLGSRLQMTWLEEGAPSTLAPGKRPRTTLTPTLVLKDGKAVAAVGSPGGDQQDQWQLLYLLRTIVGGYEPQQAIDAPAFHTTSIPGSFWPRTWTPGGAVVEDRLGADVIGELEERGHVVSRAGDWTLGRLSAVVRDPATGVLGAAANPRGAQGYAAGR
- a CDS encoding DUF4383 domain-containing protein, whose product is MATHTSAGMATRTNIQKASLAVGAVFLLVGILGFIPGITGNYDQLHFAGAHSEALLLGLFQVSALHNVVHLLFGVAGVALARSAAGARSFLLYGGVIYLVLFIYGLVIPQDSAGNFVPLNGYDNILHLLLGVGMVALAIILTKGNTKSRA